In Duganella zoogloeoides, a single genomic region encodes these proteins:
- a CDS encoding DUF6328 family protein: protein MERNSLKDQLRNVLEEARMVLPGIQALFGFQTVAVFNQAFSELPSATQAVHLVALLSVVSAIALVMMPAAWHRIVEPHRVSTTTVSLASRLICAALLPLAVGLALDIYVVVFAVTRSTAVAVSVAVTTATVLIGLWFAIPFLRRSFDHDGQPS from the coding sequence TTGGAGAGAAACTCGCTAAAAGATCAGTTGCGCAATGTGCTGGAGGAGGCGCGGATGGTGCTGCCGGGCATACAGGCGCTGTTTGGCTTTCAGACCGTGGCGGTGTTCAATCAGGCGTTTTCAGAGCTGCCATCGGCGACCCAAGCGGTGCACCTGGTGGCGCTGCTGTCGGTGGTGTCGGCGATTGCGCTGGTCATGATGCCCGCCGCCTGGCACCGGATCGTGGAGCCGCATCGCGTATCGACCACCACCGTTTCACTTGCCTCCCGGTTGATCTGCGCCGCGCTGCTTCCTCTTGCTGTCGGGTTGGCGCTTGATATTTATGTCGTGGTCTTCGCCGTTACGCGGTCGACTGCTGTCGCTGTGTCCGTGGCGGTGACTACCGCGACGGTCCTGATTGGTCTGTGGTTTGCCATCCCTTTCCTGCGACGTTCCTTCGATCACGACGGTCAGCCCTCCTGA
- a CDS encoding SDR family oxidoreductase: protein MTKPLKKIGSQAIVITGATSGIGLTTARAAAARGAGLVLAARDSDALDQLVAELRAQGADAIAVPTDVGVRGEVEALGLAAMQRYGRIDTWVNNAGVSIYGRYQDVPLADQQRLFQTNFWGVVHGSLVALDMMREGGGAIINLGSELSDRAVPLQGMYSASKHAVKGFTDSLRMEVEKDGLPVSLTLIKPAGIDTLYTKHARNYMENEPELPAPLYAPDLVADAILYAAESGGRDIYVGGAARMISAEGTLMPRLLDKLMNAIMFKQQNTGEPSAPGRQDSLYASSGPRLRERLGDHVSNVHEHSAYTYLTTRGKPLGIGLLIGAVAIGVLAVAGSEAKRESV from the coding sequence ATGACTAAGCCATTGAAAAAAATTGGCTCGCAGGCCATCGTCATTACAGGCGCCACCAGCGGCATCGGGCTGACGACCGCCCGCGCTGCTGCTGCCAGGGGCGCCGGCCTGGTACTGGCTGCCCGCGACAGCGACGCCCTTGACCAACTAGTGGCCGAACTGCGTGCGCAGGGCGCTGATGCTATCGCTGTGCCGACCGATGTGGGCGTGCGCGGAGAGGTGGAGGCGCTCGGGCTTGCGGCTATGCAACGCTACGGTCGCATCGATACCTGGGTCAATAACGCCGGCGTATCCATCTACGGCCGTTACCAGGACGTGCCGCTGGCGGACCAGCAACGGCTGTTCCAGACCAATTTCTGGGGAGTGGTGCACGGTTCGCTGGTGGCGCTCGACATGATGCGAGAAGGTGGCGGCGCCATCATCAACCTGGGCAGCGAATTGTCCGACCGGGCCGTGCCGCTACAAGGCATGTACTCGGCATCCAAGCATGCGGTCAAGGGATTTACCGATTCCTTGCGAATGGAAGTGGAAAAAGACGGTCTGCCGGTCTCGCTGACGCTGATCAAGCCTGCGGGGATCGACACCCTGTACACCAAGCACGCGCGCAACTACATGGAGAACGAACCCGAGCTGCCGGCGCCATTGTATGCCCCGGATCTGGTTGCCGATGCAATTCTCTACGCTGCCGAGTCGGGCGGGCGTGATATTTACGTGGGCGGCGCCGCGCGCATGATCTCGGCCGAGGGCACCCTGATGCCGCGCTTACTCGACAAGTTGATGAATGCGATCATGTTTAAGCAGCAGAACACTGGTGAGCCTTCAGCGCCCGGCCGGCAGGACTCGCTGTACGCATCGAGCGGGCCCAGGCTGCGTGAGCGTCTTGGCGACCATGTCAGCAATGTCCACGAACATTCTGCCTACACCTACCTGACAACCAGGGGGAAACCGCTCGGGATCGGCTTGCTGATCGGTGCTGTCGCTATCGGGGTATTAGCGGTTGCAGGGAGTGAGGCAAAGCGTGAATCGGTATGA
- a CDS encoding DUF4880 domain-containing protein — protein MSITVSSSDRAPLERRVARRAAHWLMLLHCGDATPADIDACRRWRAASPEHERAWQRAESVQQKFGTVAAGLAMRTLGRDRRHARRAGIQTLLLLMTAAPAGYVVWRRPVPARPARC, from the coding sequence ATGAGCATCACTGTTTCCAGCAGCGACCGGGCGCCGCTCGAGCGCCGCGTGGCGCGCCGCGCAGCGCACTGGCTGATGTTGCTGCACTGTGGCGACGCCACACCGGCCGATATCGACGCGTGCCGGCGCTGGCGCGCGGCCAGCCCCGAACATGAACGGGCCTGGCAGCGGGCCGAGAGCGTGCAACAAAAATTTGGCACGGTGGCGGCGGGCCTGGCCATGCGAACACTGGGCCGCGATCGCCGCCATGCGCGCCGCGCCGGCATCCAGACCTTGCTCTTGCTGATGACCGCTGCGCCGGCCGGTTACGTTGTATGGCGCCGGCCGGTGCCGGCGCGGCCCGCCAGGTGCTGA
- a CDS encoding FecR family protein, translated as MAPAGAGAARQVLRAGQQSRFDADAIEAPVAAGRHADAWTRGRLLARDLPLDSLVADLGRYRRGLLRCDPAVARLRISGAFQLNRIDAVLAALPRTLPVSVVYRTRYWVTIVPRGQA; from the coding sequence ATGGCGCCGGCCGGTGCCGGCGCGGCCCGCCAGGTGCTGAGGGCCGGCCAGCAGTCCCGCTTCGATGCGGACGCCATCGAGGCGCCGGTGGCCGCCGGCCGCCATGCCGATGCATGGACGCGCGGCAGGCTGCTCGCGCGGGACCTGCCGCTCGATAGTCTGGTGGCCGACCTGGGACGCTACCGGCGCGGCCTGCTGCGTTGCGATCCGGCGGTGGCGCGTTTGCGCATCAGCGGCGCGTTCCAGTTGAACCGGATCGACGCGGTGCTGGCGGCATTGCCGCGCACCTTGCCGGTCAGCGTGGTATACCGCACGCGGTACTGGGTAACCATCGTGCCGCGCGGGCAGGCCTGA
- a CDS encoding TonB-dependent siderophore receptor, whose translation MSKQQLPQQPRLNHFNQCLRAAVMALAVGTAVAPLPALAAPAVASYQVPAGPLDEALASFAASAGISVQMLPAQVAGRSTPGLHAQVTVAEGLAVLLAGSGLEAVDAGGSVWVLRAAPAVDRLAATLAPVTVTAQAERDVPTEGTGSYVSAAVLTTATPLGLTLRETPQSVSVMTSQRLEDQGLTTIQQALAQVPGVRTGSLVSELGNASARGYAFSNYQFDGLNTYVEVLGGGAVPASTLADMALYDRIEVLRGASGLVTGSGDPSGTINMVRKKPTAVFQRSVEAGIGSWHGKRGAADISGPLNDARTVRGRLIAVAQDGDSYIDNYGRKKGIVYGVVEADLGATTRLTAGFEHERTRVRGQGAYVGFPLWYRDGTRTDLPVSFTAASRDNWLRLDSTKAFAALDQQLGGDWQLKLSASHARSTHEDGRIFLRFNSSFANQAGDGIVLNASQRDGHIRQDSVDVNVRGPFTVFGRQHEAVLGATYGDYKQPITATNASNGVNGTAANLFTWDRSGSAQYGAAPVVGAYVMRQSSLYGATRLQLGERFKLIAGARIFSHDYHFAEQWAGGRYATDSSEDGVVTPYGGLVYDIDGIHSVYASYATIYRPQTVRDRNGAALDPTEGANFEAGLKSAWLGGRVNTSAALYQIRQDNLAEADAGYTVPGTGSTAAYRAVNGARTSGADLEMSGAITPDWNVAASWTYSQTKNAKGDRINTTFPRQMVKLWTTYRLSGAWRSLTVGGGVNWQGKTYSTVNAWQIGRDLDWEQKSFAVADLMARFDVDPRLAATLTVANVFDQRYIASVSDWWYAGVYGAPRSVALNLKLRF comes from the coding sequence ATGAGCAAACAGCAACTTCCGCAGCAACCGCGCCTGAACCATTTCAATCAATGCCTGCGCGCCGCCGTCATGGCGCTGGCCGTCGGCACGGCCGTGGCGCCGTTGCCGGCGCTGGCCGCGCCGGCCGTCGCCAGCTACCAGGTGCCCGCCGGCCCGCTCGACGAAGCCCTGGCCAGTTTTGCCGCCAGCGCCGGCATCAGCGTGCAAATGCTGCCGGCGCAGGTGGCCGGGCGCAGCACCCCGGGCCTGCACGCCCAGGTCACCGTGGCCGAAGGGTTGGCCGTGCTGCTGGCCGGCAGCGGGCTCGAGGCCGTGGATGCGGGCGGCAGCGTGTGGGTGCTGCGCGCCGCGCCGGCTGTCGACCGCCTTGCCGCCACGCTGGCGCCGGTGACGGTTACCGCACAGGCGGAGCGTGACGTGCCCACCGAGGGAACCGGTTCGTATGTATCGGCGGCGGTCCTTACCACCGCCACGCCGCTCGGATTGACGTTGCGAGAGACGCCGCAGTCGGTCAGCGTGATGACCAGCCAGCGTCTAGAAGACCAGGGACTGACCACGATCCAGCAGGCGCTGGCGCAAGTTCCCGGCGTGCGCACAGGTTCACTGGTCAGCGAGCTCGGTAATGCCAGTGCGCGCGGCTATGCGTTCAGCAATTACCAGTTCGATGGGTTGAACACCTATGTGGAGGTGCTGGGCGGCGGGGCGGTGCCTGCATCCACCCTGGCCGACATGGCGCTGTACGACCGCATCGAGGTGCTGCGGGGCGCCTCCGGGCTGGTGACCGGCTCCGGCGACCCGTCCGGAACCATCAACATGGTGCGCAAGAAGCCCACCGCCGTGTTTCAGCGTTCGGTAGAAGCGGGCATCGGTTCGTGGCACGGCAAGCGTGGCGCAGCCGACATCTCCGGGCCGCTTAATGACGCCCGCACCGTGCGCGGCCGGTTGATCGCGGTAGCCCAGGACGGCGACAGCTACATCGACAATTACGGCAGGAAGAAGGGGATCGTGTATGGCGTGGTGGAGGCCGACCTTGGCGCCACCACCCGCCTGACGGCAGGCTTCGAGCATGAGCGCACGCGGGTCAGGGGGCAGGGCGCGTACGTGGGCTTTCCGCTATGGTACCGCGATGGCACGCGCACGGATCTGCCGGTGTCGTTTACCGCTGCCAGCCGCGACAACTGGCTGCGACTCGATTCGACCAAGGCATTCGCGGCGCTGGACCAGCAACTGGGCGGTGACTGGCAACTGAAACTGTCTGCCAGCCACGCGCGTTCCACCCACGAGGACGGCCGGATATTCCTGCGGTTTAACAGCAGTTTCGCCAACCAGGCAGGCGACGGGATTGTGCTCAACGCATCCCAGCGCGATGGACATATCCGCCAAGATAGCGTGGACGTCAACGTGCGTGGGCCGTTTACCGTGTTCGGCCGCCAGCACGAAGCAGTGCTCGGCGCCACGTACGGGGATTACAAACAGCCGATCACGGCGACCAACGCCAGCAATGGCGTCAACGGCACCGCCGCCAACCTGTTTACCTGGGACCGGTCCGGTTCGGCGCAGTATGGCGCCGCGCCGGTCGTCGGCGCCTACGTGATGCGCCAGTCCAGCCTGTACGGGGCGACCCGCCTGCAGCTGGGCGAGCGTTTCAAACTGATCGCGGGCGCGCGGATCTTCTCGCACGACTACCACTTTGCCGAACAATGGGCGGGCGGCCGCTATGCCACCGACAGTTCGGAGGACGGCGTCGTCACACCCTATGGCGGCCTGGTATACGACATCGACGGTATCCACAGTGTATATGCCAGTTATGCGACCATTTACCGGCCGCAGACGGTGCGCGACCGGAACGGCGCGGCGCTCGATCCGACCGAGGGGGCCAATTTCGAAGCAGGCCTGAAAAGTGCGTGGCTGGGCGGTCGCGTGAACACGTCGGCCGCGCTCTACCAGATCCGCCAGGACAACCTGGCCGAGGCCGATGCCGGCTACACCGTGCCCGGCACCGGCAGCACCGCTGCGTACCGCGCTGTCAACGGCGCCCGCACCTCGGGCGCGGACCTGGAAATGTCGGGCGCCATCACGCCCGACTGGAACGTCGCTGCGTCGTGGACCTACAGCCAGACCAAGAATGCCAAGGGTGATCGCATCAATACCACGTTCCCGCGCCAGATGGTCAAGCTGTGGACCACGTACCGCCTGTCCGGCGCCTGGCGAAGCCTGACCGTGGGCGGCGGCGTGAACTGGCAGGGCAAGACGTATTCCACCGTCAACGCCTGGCAGATCGGCCGCGACCTGGATTGGGAGCAGAAATCGTTTGCCGTGGCGGACCTGATGGCGCGTTTCGACGTCGATCCCCGACTGGCCGCCACGCTCACTGTCGCCAATGTGTTCGACCAGCGATACATCGCCTCGGTATCGGACTGGTGGTATGCCGGCGTGTACGGCGCGCCGCGCAGCGTGGCCCTGAACCTTAAACTGCGGTTCTGA
- a CDS encoding STM4015 family protein, translating to MTISDSTTTFRNKTVVQYDPDSAFDPSPDVVYRLALDYDDTRKMPELIDSFLARADKATLEALVIGMWGEPYEAGADAVIAALVSHAPQLPALRALFIGDMTYEECEISWIVQGNYKPLLDAFPQLEELRIRGGNELTIEPFAHQNLRKFTIESGGLDQKIAQALAASSMPNLEHLELWLGADDYGFSGDVALYQQVLAQLATPTLRYLGLRDSEIADDLAAWLANEPLLATVTTLDLSLGTIGDAGAEALLNGTQLGNLKRLDLSHHYISPANQDKLRALPFDVVLADPQEEDQYDGEGHRYVAVGE from the coding sequence ATGACGATTTCCGACAGCACCACCACCTTCCGCAATAAAACAGTCGTGCAGTACGATCCCGACAGCGCTTTCGATCCGTCGCCCGACGTGGTCTATCGCCTGGCGCTGGACTACGACGACACGCGCAAGATGCCGGAGCTGATCGACAGCTTCCTGGCGCGGGCCGACAAGGCCACGCTGGAGGCGCTGGTGATCGGCATGTGGGGCGAGCCTTACGAAGCGGGCGCCGATGCGGTGATCGCCGCGCTGGTTAGCCATGCGCCGCAGCTGCCCGCGCTGCGCGCGCTGTTCATCGGCGACATGACGTACGAGGAATGCGAAATTTCGTGGATCGTGCAGGGCAATTACAAGCCGCTGCTCGACGCTTTCCCGCAGCTGGAAGAGCTGCGCATCCGCGGCGGCAACGAGCTGACCATCGAGCCGTTCGCCCACCAGAACCTGCGCAAGTTCACCATCGAATCCGGTGGCCTGGACCAGAAGATCGCGCAAGCGCTGGCTGCGTCCAGCATGCCCAACCTGGAACACCTGGAACTGTGGCTGGGCGCCGACGATTACGGCTTCTCTGGCGATGTGGCGCTGTACCAGCAAGTGCTGGCGCAACTGGCCACGCCCACCTTGCGCTACCTGGGCCTGCGCGATTCGGAGATCGCCGACGACCTGGCTGCGTGGCTGGCCAACGAGCCTTTGCTCGCCACCGTCACCACGCTGGACCTGTCGCTTGGCACCATCGGCGACGCGGGCGCCGAGGCGCTGCTCAATGGTACGCAACTCGGCAACCTCAAACGCCTGGACCTGTCCCACCACTACATCTCGCCAGCGAACCAGGACAAGCTCCGTGCCTTGCCGTTCGATGTCGTGCTGGCCGATCCCCAGGAAGAGGACCAGTATGACGGCGAGGGCCATCGCTACGTCGCCGTCGGCGAATAA
- a CDS encoding STM4014 family protein, which produces MTAMVVLATAGSKRVRLLQAARAQLGMSPARILEWRDWLNLPSLLEQALDQQCLFKIEPPGDDPAAHLHLLRDGCRLLDRPAPRAPEHGELLAMDAWFAGFSNAMARLSKQLVDLQAASVVNAPGEISLMTDKLACQHHFHEHGVPTPALLGRVDGYDHLQALLSEHDLDRLYLKPRYGSSASGVVAYRRNRAGRQQATTSARVVHANGGICLFNDKRIVRHERTADIAALVDALAAQELYAEAWLDKPRCGDSHYDLRVVAIGGRPAHRVARLGTQMMTNLHLDNQRGDAATLLHAADMASLEATVQKAARAFPGSGVAGYDLVVHRGQTHVLEANAFGDLLPGLLWQQRDTYAAQLQELSPCRT; this is translated from the coding sequence ATGACCGCGATGGTCGTGCTGGCAACAGCCGGCAGCAAGCGTGTGCGGCTGCTGCAGGCGGCGCGCGCGCAGCTGGGTATGTCGCCAGCGCGCATTCTGGAATGGCGCGACTGGCTGAACTTGCCGTCGTTGCTGGAACAGGCGCTCGATCAGCAATGCCTGTTCAAGATCGAACCGCCCGGCGACGATCCCGCCGCGCACCTGCACCTGCTGCGCGACGGTTGCCGCCTGCTGGACCGGCCGGCCCCGCGTGCGCCCGAACACGGCGAATTGCTGGCGATGGACGCCTGGTTTGCCGGTTTTTCCAACGCCATGGCGCGACTGTCGAAGCAGTTGGTGGACCTGCAAGCCGCCAGCGTGGTCAACGCCCCCGGCGAGATCTCGCTGATGACCGACAAGCTGGCGTGCCAGCACCATTTTCATGAACACGGCGTGCCCACGCCGGCCCTGCTGGGGCGCGTGGACGGCTACGACCACCTGCAAGCGCTGCTATCTGAACACGACCTCGATCGCCTGTACCTCAAACCGCGCTACGGTTCCTCCGCCTCCGGCGTGGTGGCCTACCGGCGCAACCGGGCAGGGCGCCAGCAGGCCACTACCTCGGCCCGCGTTGTGCACGCGAACGGCGGCATATGCCTGTTCAATGACAAGCGCATCGTGCGCCACGAGCGCACCGCCGATATCGCCGCGCTGGTCGATGCCCTGGCCGCGCAGGAACTGTACGCGGAGGCGTGGCTCGACAAGCCGCGCTGCGGCGACAGCCATTACGACCTGCGCGTGGTCGCCATCGGCGGCCGGCCCGCGCACCGGGTAGCGCGCCTGGGCACGCAGATGATGACCAATCTGCACCTCGACAACCAGCGCGGCGACGCTGCCACGCTGCTCCACGCTGCCGATATGGCTTCGCTGGAGGCCACCGTGCAGAAGGCGGCGCGGGCGTTTCCTGGCAGCGGCGTGGCCGGGTACGACCTGGTGGTGCACCGGGGCCAAACCCACGTGCTGGAGGCGAACGCTTTCGGCGACCTGCTGCCCGGACTGTTGTGGCAGCAGCGCGATACCTATGCGGCGCAACTGCAGGAGCTGTCCCCATGCCGGACATGA
- a CDS encoding STM4013/SEN3800 family hydrolase, producing MPDMNLVVGSHDIVFITLDTLRYDVAQALFEAGELPVLGRFLPATGWERRHSPATFTYAAHQAFFAGFLPTPAAPGRHPRLFASAFAGSETTSARTFAFEQASIPEALAARGYRTICIGGVGFFNKQTALGSVLPALFQESYWSAGMGVASRHSTEKQVALARDLLAQNSCRTFLFINVAALHTPNRAYLPGCRADNLESHAAALRYVDQALAPLFDACAARAPTFAMVCSDHGSAYGEDGYRGHRVAHDSVWNVPYAHFFIPALIDAQATGAAS from the coding sequence ATGCCGGACATGAACCTGGTCGTGGGCAGTCACGACATCGTCTTCATCACGCTCGATACCTTGCGCTACGACGTGGCGCAAGCGCTGTTCGAGGCCGGTGAGCTGCCGGTGCTGGGCCGCTTTTTGCCAGCCACCGGCTGGGAGCGACGCCACTCGCCCGCCACGTTTACCTATGCCGCGCACCAGGCATTTTTTGCCGGTTTCCTGCCCACGCCGGCGGCGCCGGGCCGCCACCCGCGCCTGTTCGCCAGCGCCTTTGCCGGCAGCGAGACCACGTCGGCACGCACGTTCGCTTTCGAGCAGGCGAGCATTCCCGAGGCGCTGGCGGCGCGCGGCTACCGCACCATCTGCATCGGCGGCGTCGGCTTTTTCAACAAGCAGACGGCGCTGGGCAGCGTGCTGCCGGCGCTGTTCCAGGAAAGTTACTGGAGCGCCGGCATGGGCGTAGCCAGCCGCCACTCCACCGAAAAGCAGGTGGCGCTGGCGCGCGATCTGCTGGCGCAGAACAGCTGCCGCACCTTTTTGTTCATCAACGTGGCCGCACTGCACACGCCCAATCGCGCGTATCTGCCGGGCTGCCGCGCCGACAACCTGGAAAGCCACGCGGCCGCCTTGCGCTACGTCGACCAGGCGCTGGCGCCGTTGTTCGACGCCTGCGCCGCGCGCGCGCCCACCTTTGCGATGGTCTGCTCCGACCATGGCAGCGCTTACGGCGAAGACGGTTACCGTGGCCACCGCGTGGCGCACGACAGCGTCTGGAACGTGCCGTATGCGCACTTCTTCATCCCCGCACTTATCGACGCACAAGCAACAGGAGCCGCATCATGA